From Thermotoga sp., a single genomic window includes:
- a CDS encoding flagellar hook-associated protein FlgK, whose protein sequence is MPDMSMFGILNTALTGIYTHKLAMNIVSHNIANANTPGYSRQKPVIEATPPIPLTTLTQPSVPIQMGTGSRVKTIVRLRDTFLDVQYRQVNNRYNYWDTVLSNLHFVEQLLAEPSERGIRSLVDSFWNAFQEVISDPTNTASKAEVVSRAQQMVSQIKDLYGRLEQLREDIDGEIVQRVSE, encoded by the coding sequence ATGCCTGATATGTCCATGTTCGGAATCCTCAACACGGCACTGACTGGGATATACACCCACAAGCTGGCGATGAACATAGTTAGCCACAACATAGCGAATGCCAACACACCGGGATATTCCAGACAAAAACCCGTCATAGAGGCAACTCCACCCATTCCTCTGACAACCCTTACGCAGCCTTCTGTACCGATCCAGATGGGAACCGGCTCCAGGGTTAAAACAATTGTGAGATTGAGGGATACGTTCCTCGACGTTCAATACAGACAGGTGAACAACCGGTACAACTATTGGGACACCGTCCTGTCCAATCTCCATTTCGTGGAGCAACTCCTCGCGGAACCGAGTGAAAGAGGGATCAGAAGTCTCGTTGACAGTTTCTGGAATGCCTTTCAGGAGGTCATTTCGGATCCTACCAACACTGCTTCAAAAGCGGAAGTTGTCTCCAGGGCTCAACAGATGGTATCCCAGATAAAGGATCTCTACGGAAGACTAGAACAACTCAGGGAGGACATAGACGGCGAGATCGTGCAGAGAGTCTCTGAGAT